One genomic region from Streptomyces sp. Li-HN-5-11 encodes:
- a CDS encoding LacI family DNA-binding transcriptional regulator, translated as MGRRRPETPTLEEVATRAGVGRGTVSRVINNAAGVKESTRRTVQRAIEELGYVPNLAARSLAGRRADAVTLVMTEPDWRQFAEPFFSEIVSSLGDALSDTGMQLMLTLVRSDAERQRFLEYARGGRVDGVLLMSVHAGDPLPDMLAEARLPTVLLGRRSGDEYVSYVDVDNVGGARSAVSHLLERGRRAIATITGPADMYVTQCRLRGYQEALALAGLESEQHLVAEGDFTTESGRRAMAELLQRHPEIDGVLAASDTTAAGALETLHSAGRRVPEDVAVIGFDDFPLAQRTTPRLTTVRQPIEAMGRSMVRLLLEEMEEGAVAWRHVILRTELVVREST; from the coding sequence ATGGGCAGACGGCGCCCGGAGACGCCGACGCTGGAGGAGGTGGCCACCCGTGCCGGGGTGGGACGGGGCACGGTCTCCCGCGTCATCAACAATGCTGCAGGCGTGAAGGAGTCGACGCGCCGGACGGTGCAGCGGGCCATCGAGGAACTGGGGTACGTGCCCAACCTCGCGGCCCGTTCCCTGGCCGGGCGGCGGGCCGACGCGGTCACCCTGGTCATGACGGAACCGGACTGGCGGCAGTTCGCGGAGCCCTTCTTCTCCGAGATCGTCAGCTCGCTCGGGGACGCTCTGTCGGACACCGGAATGCAGCTGATGCTGACCCTGGTCCGCTCGGACGCCGAGCGGCAGCGCTTCCTCGAGTACGCGCGCGGCGGCCGGGTCGACGGCGTTCTGCTGATGTCCGTGCACGCCGGCGATCCGCTGCCGGACATGCTCGCCGAGGCCCGGTTGCCGACCGTGCTGCTGGGGCGCCGCTCTGGCGACGAGTACGTCAGTTACGTCGACGTGGACAACGTCGGCGGAGCCCGCAGCGCCGTCTCCCACCTTCTGGAGCGAGGCCGCAGAGCGATCGCCACCATCACCGGGCCGGCCGACATGTACGTCACGCAGTGCCGACTGCGCGGCTACCAGGAGGCTTTGGCCCTGGCGGGCCTGGAAAGCGAGCAGCACCTCGTCGCCGAGGGCGACTTCACGACGGAGAGCGGACGCCGTGCCATGGCCGAGCTCCTCCAACGGCATCCGGAGATCGACGGCGTCCTCGCCGCGTCGGACACCACAGCTGCCGGAGCTCTTGAGACGCTGCACTCGGCTGGGCGTCGGGTGCCGGAGGATGTCGCCGTGATCGGTTTCGACGACTTTCCGCTGGCCCAGCGGACCACACCGCGACTGACCACGGTGCGTCAGCCGATCGAGGCGATGGGGCGGTCCATGGTCCGGCTGCTCCTGGAGGAGATGGAGGAGGGTGCCGTGGCATGGCGCCACGTCATTCTCCGCACGGAGCTGGTGGTGCGCGAATCCACCTGA
- a CDS encoding GH12 family glycosyl hydrolase domain-containing protein, whose product MRPSRHHARSARGMLAALLTSLVSLAALLTTASAAQADTTICEPFGSTTIQGRYVVQNNRWGTSATQCIGVTDSGFRITQADGSVPTNGAPKSYPSVYNGCHYTNCSPGTNLPAQLSTISSAPTSTSYSYVNDAAYDAAYDIWLDPTPRTDGVNRTEIMIWFNRVGSVQPVGSPAGTATVAGREWQVWSGNNGSNDVLSFVAPSAISSWTFDVMDFVRQAVSRGLAQNNWYLTSVQAGFEPWQNGTGLALTSFSSTVNKGSSGDPGGPGGSTACKVAYTTNVWQGGFTADVTVTNTSSSPVNGWKLAFTLPSGQQITSVWNASVSPSSGAVTASNVGYNEQITAGGQASFGFQGTYGGAFAKPSGFSLNSTACTTA is encoded by the coding sequence ATGCGACCTTCACGACACCATGCCCGCAGCGCGCGGGGTATGCTCGCCGCGCTGCTCACCTCGCTCGTCTCGCTCGCCGCGCTCCTGACCACCGCGTCGGCGGCACAGGCAGACACCACGATCTGCGAACCGTTCGGATCGACGACCATTCAGGGCCGCTACGTCGTCCAGAACAACCGCTGGGGCACCAGCGCCACTCAGTGCATCGGCGTCACCGACTCCGGGTTCAGGATCACCCAGGCCGACGGATCCGTCCCCACGAACGGCGCTCCGAAGTCGTACCCGTCCGTCTACAACGGCTGCCATTACACCAACTGCTCGCCCGGCACCAATCTCCCCGCTCAGCTCAGCACCATCTCAAGCGCGCCCACGAGCACCTCGTACAGCTACGTGAACGACGCGGCGTACGACGCCGCCTACGACATCTGGCTCGACCCCACACCCCGCACCGACGGCGTGAACCGAACCGAGATCATGATCTGGTTCAACAGGGTCGGATCCGTCCAACCCGTGGGCTCACCGGCCGGCACCGCCACCGTGGCCGGGCGCGAGTGGCAGGTGTGGTCCGGCAACAACGGCTCCAACGACGTGCTGTCGTTCGTCGCACCGTCGGCGATCAGCAGTTGGACCTTCGACGTCATGGACTTCGTCCGGCAGGCCGTCTCCCGCGGACTGGCACAGAACAACTGGTACCTGACCAGTGTCCAGGCGGGATTCGAACCCTGGCAGAACGGCACGGGCCTCGCCCTGACCTCGTTCTCCTCGACCGTCAACAAGGGCTCCTCCGGTGACCCTGGCGGCCCCGGAGGCTCCACGGCCTGCAAGGTGGCGTACACCACGAACGTCTGGCAGGGCGGCTTCACCGCCGACGTCACCGTCACCAACACGAGTTCCTCCCCTGTGAACGGCTGGAAACTCGCGTTCACCCTGCCCTCCGGGCAGCAGATCACCAGCGTCTGGAACGCGAGCGTCTCCCCCTCGTCGGGAGCTGTCACGGCGAGCAACGTCGGCTACAACGAGCAGATCACCGCCGGTGGCCAGGCGTCCTTCGGGTTCCAGGGCACCTACGGCGGCGCCTTCGCCAAGCCCTCCGGCTTCAGCCTGAACAGCACCGCCTGCACCACCGCTTGA
- a CDS encoding cellulase family glycosylhydrolase codes for MRHPPRSVLLAVVGAFGLVAAMAVPVVTAQGAEPACSVEYSVTSQWDNGFQGSVKITNNLATLSSWKLTFDFAGDQKVTQGWNATWSQSGTTVTAGNESWNGSLGSGASVVAGFVGSWSGSNAMPVAFQLNGTTCNVDTGPTTPPPTDPPPTDPPPSNGTAPALRVSGTELVDADGRTRRLLGVNRSGGEFMCVQGRGIWDGPMDDAAIKAIADWKAGAIRIPLNEECWLGLSNIKSEFGGVNYINAVKDVVARAEAHGLTPILDLHWTYGQYTGNSAGCSDVHASCQKPMPDARYAPSFWSSVADVFKDDQAVVFDLFNEPYPDRATSSATDAWRCWRDGGTCPGISYEVAGMQDLVDAVRGAGAKNVVMAGGLAYSNDLSQWLTYKPADPAGNLAAAFHVYNFNACVSAGCWNSTLAPVAAQVPLVAGEIGENTCSHSFADQVMKWFDEHNLSYLGWTWNTWDCSSGPSLISAYDGTPTAYGVGLRDHLRALNP; via the coding sequence ATGCGACACCCCCCGCGTTCAGTACTTTTAGCCGTCGTCGGCGCGTTCGGCCTTGTCGCAGCCATGGCCGTTCCGGTGGTGACGGCGCAGGGAGCGGAGCCCGCCTGCTCGGTGGAGTACTCGGTCACCAGCCAGTGGGACAACGGCTTCCAGGGCTCCGTGAAGATCACCAACAACCTGGCCACGCTGAGCAGTTGGAAGCTCACCTTCGACTTCGCAGGCGATCAGAAGGTCACACAGGGCTGGAACGCCACATGGTCCCAGTCCGGCACCACCGTGACCGCCGGCAACGAGAGCTGGAACGGCTCCCTCGGCTCCGGGGCGAGTGTCGTTGCAGGCTTCGTCGGCTCCTGGTCGGGCAGCAACGCCATGCCAGTGGCGTTCCAGCTCAACGGCACGACCTGCAACGTCGACACCGGTCCCACGACACCGCCGCCGACCGATCCGCCGCCCACCGATCCACCACCGTCGAACGGCACCGCGCCCGCGCTGCGCGTGTCGGGCACCGAGCTCGTGGACGCCGACGGCAGAACGCGCCGGCTGCTCGGTGTGAACCGCTCCGGCGGCGAGTTCATGTGCGTACAGGGCCGCGGCATCTGGGACGGGCCGATGGACGACGCGGCGATCAAGGCGATCGCCGACTGGAAGGCCGGCGCGATCCGCATCCCGCTCAACGAGGAATGCTGGCTGGGACTCTCCAACATCAAGTCCGAGTTCGGCGGCGTGAACTACATCAACGCCGTCAAGGACGTGGTCGCTCGCGCCGAGGCGCACGGCCTGACCCCGATCCTCGACCTGCACTGGACGTACGGTCAGTACACCGGTAACTCGGCCGGCTGCTCGGACGTGCACGCGAGCTGCCAGAAGCCCATGCCGGACGCGCGGTACGCACCGTCCTTCTGGTCCTCTGTCGCGGACGTCTTCAAGGACGACCAGGCTGTCGTGTTCGACCTGTTCAACGAGCCCTACCCGGACCGGGCGACCTCCAGCGCGACGGATGCCTGGAGGTGCTGGCGGGACGGCGGCACCTGCCCGGGGATCTCCTACGAGGTCGCCGGCATGCAGGATCTGGTCGACGCCGTACGCGGGGCAGGTGCGAAGAACGTCGTCATGGCCGGAGGGCTCGCCTACTCCAACGATCTCAGCCAGTGGCTGACGTACAAACCCGCCGACCCGGCGGGCAATCTCGCCGCCGCGTTCCATGTCTACAACTTCAACGCCTGCGTGAGCGCCGGCTGCTGGAACTCCACCCTCGCCCCGGTCGCCGCCCAGGTGCCGCTGGTCGCCGGGGAGATCGGCGAGAACACCTGCTCGCACTCCTTCGCCGACCAGGTCATGAAGTGGTTCGACGAGCACAACCTGTCCTACCTGGGCTGGACCTGGAACACCTGGGACTGCTCCTCCGGACCCTCCCTGATCTCCGCCTACGACGGGACACCGACCGCGTACGGCGTCGGGCTGCGTGACCACCTGCGCGCCCTCAACCCGTAA
- a CDS encoding MFS transporter — protein MTAMPASPDDTQVGPTDTGTPETAGRAARLWRRELNHYPVTSRRLAYLAIVVLTTVVLYYALYVQYAVATSIITHFHMTYSYFVWVSVIGNAVGAFASLVAGLADRWGRANMVVYGLLIAALLSLLALPNAPDKGTYLVLFACLSFIEGIVLVATPALIRDFSPQLGRATAMGYWTMGPVIGSLVVTVVTSSTLSFAGWQDELRYSGWAGLAVFVLALVGLRELSPRLRDQIMVSLRDRALVEARAKGIDPRTAAEGHWRQMLRLNVVGSATAVSLFLLLYFGAVGNFVVYFAATFGYSEQRTNGLANWYWAANAVALVAAGLVSDKLKVRKPFMAAGAVGSIAVTTLFALHATEQRTGYHTFAALFVAIGVFTGVTYAPWMASFTETVEKHNPAATATGLAVWGWIIRAVVAISTAFVPVVVTSATPLVEHGAQVKAASVQAAPALAVIDAHPQLFAELGAYPPTAVPPALAARAVREVGADDLATVRKAQPQLALLQRYGSQVKSAAAQGPEQWRTWWLICMAGQVFFLPFIFVMAGRWSPRKAREEAVEHQRAVERELAALAEEGD, from the coding sequence ATGACCGCCATGCCTGCTTCGCCCGACGACACGCAAGTTGGACCGACCGACACCGGCACGCCGGAGACAGCCGGCCGCGCCGCCCGGCTGTGGCGTCGCGAGTTGAACCACTACCCCGTCACCTCACGCCGCCTGGCGTACCTGGCGATCGTGGTGTTGACCACCGTGGTCCTGTACTACGCCCTCTACGTGCAGTACGCGGTCGCCACGTCGATCATCACTCACTTCCACATGACCTACAGCTATTTCGTGTGGGTATCGGTCATCGGCAACGCGGTCGGCGCGTTCGCCTCCCTCGTGGCGGGCCTCGCCGACCGCTGGGGCCGGGCCAACATGGTGGTCTACGGTCTCCTCATCGCCGCCCTCCTCAGCCTCCTCGCCCTGCCCAACGCCCCGGACAAGGGCACCTACCTGGTGCTCTTCGCCTGCCTCAGCTTCATCGAGGGCATCGTGCTCGTGGCCACGCCGGCACTGATCCGGGACTTCTCCCCACAACTCGGCCGAGCCACGGCAATGGGTTACTGGACCATGGGCCCGGTCATCGGGAGCCTGGTCGTCACCGTCGTCACCAGCAGCACCCTGTCCTTCGCCGGCTGGCAGGACGAGCTGCGCTACTCCGGCTGGGCCGGGCTTGCCGTCTTCGTTCTGGCTCTGGTGGGGCTGCGCGAGCTGTCGCCCCGGCTGCGTGATCAGATCATGGTCAGCCTCCGCGACCGTGCGCTGGTCGAAGCACGGGCCAAGGGCATTGATCCGAGGACCGCGGCAGAAGGTCACTGGCGGCAGATGCTGCGGCTGAACGTCGTCGGCTCGGCCACCGCCGTCAGCCTCTTCCTCCTGCTCTACTTCGGCGCTGTCGGAAACTTCGTCGTCTATTTCGCCGCGACCTTCGGCTACAGCGAGCAGCGCACCAACGGGCTGGCCAACTGGTACTGGGCGGCCAACGCGGTCGCGCTGGTGGCGGCCGGGCTGGTCTCCGACAAGCTGAAGGTGCGCAAGCCGTTCATGGCCGCCGGAGCCGTCGGTTCGATCGCGGTCACCACGCTCTTCGCCCTGCACGCCACAGAGCAGCGCACCGGTTACCACACCTTTGCCGCACTGTTCGTCGCCATCGGTGTGTTCACCGGCGTCACCTACGCACCCTGGATGGCGAGCTTCACCGAGACCGTCGAGAAACACAACCCGGCCGCCACGGCGACCGGCCTGGCCGTGTGGGGATGGATCATCCGGGCGGTGGTAGCGATCTCCACAGCGTTCGTCCCGGTCGTGGTCACATCGGCCACGCCACTGGTCGAGCATGGTGCGCAGGTGAAGGCCGCGAGCGTCCAAGCCGCCCCCGCCCTGGCCGTCATCGACGCGCACCCGCAGCTCTTCGCCGAACTCGGGGCGTACCCTCCGACCGCGGTCCCGCCCGCACTGGCGGCTCGGGCGGTGCGAGAGGTCGGGGCCGACGATCTCGCCACCGTGCGCAAGGCCCAGCCTCAGTTGGCGCTGCTGCAACGCTACGGATCCCAGGTGAAGAGCGCCGCGGCCCAGGGGCCGGAACAGTGGCGCACCTGGTGGCTGATCTGTATGGCCGGACAAGTGTTCTTCCTGCCGTTCATCTTCGTCATGGCCGGCCGTTGGAGCCCGCGGAAGGCACGCGAGGAGGCAGTCGAGCACCAGCGCGCCGTGGAGCGTGAACTGGCGGCCCTCGCCGAAGAGGGCGACTGA
- a CDS encoding expansin EXLX1 family cellulose-binding protein, whose amino-acid sequence MRQPDREEGAGRAAATAVADSHEALPPTSPGQKPSTPVPSPSSSTPSAGAAKPKASATTPAARSSATPRTAPATTSLAGRIRPKVTYQGVATVYQAGVGDGACSYGPSSDMMIAAMNTTDYETSRACGAYVLVRAANGASVTVRITNECPLPCAPGQLDLSEQAFAKLAPTSTGRIAITWRLLSPEMSGTISIRYKSGSSPYWCGIQAIGHRNPLARLEVRTGGGWRQLARTGYNYFLSPDGGGCGGAIRLTDIYGERLTIDGIALRPEVVQPTRVQFARH is encoded by the coding sequence ATGAGACAACCCGACCGCGAGGAGGGTGCCGGGCGGGCTGCGGCCACGGCCGTCGCCGACTCCCATGAGGCTCTCCCTCCCACATCGCCAGGGCAGAAGCCCTCCACACCGGTCCCGTCCCCCTCCTCCTCGACCCCATCGGCCGGCGCTGCGAAACCGAAGGCTTCCGCGACCACGCCGGCGGCGCGGTCGTCGGCCACCCCGCGGACGGCTCCTGCCACGACATCCCTGGCCGGGCGCATCCGGCCCAAGGTCACCTACCAGGGAGTCGCCACGGTTTACCAGGCCGGGGTCGGGGACGGCGCCTGTTCGTACGGACCGAGCAGCGACATGATGATCGCGGCGATGAACACTACGGACTACGAGACATCCAGAGCCTGCGGGGCGTACGTGCTCGTGCGTGCGGCGAACGGTGCCTCCGTCACCGTCCGGATCACCAACGAATGCCCCCTGCCCTGTGCTCCAGGCCAACTCGACCTCAGCGAACAGGCCTTCGCCAAACTTGCCCCCACCTCGACCGGCCGAATCGCCATCACCTGGCGCCTGTTGAGCCCTGAAATGTCAGGCACGATCTCGATCCGCTACAAGAGCGGGTCCAGCCCCTACTGGTGCGGTATTCAGGCAATCGGCCACCGCAACCCGCTCGCGCGGCTGGAGGTCCGCACCGGCGGAGGCTGGCGCCAACTGGCCCGCACCGGCTACAACTACTTCCTCTCACCCGACGGTGGCGGGTGCGGCGGCGCGATCAGACTCACCGACATCTACGGCGAACGACTTACCATCGACGGGATCGCGCTGCGGCCGGAAGTCGTACAGCCGACGCGGGTCCAGTTCGCACGGCACTGA
- a CDS encoding glycoside hydrolase family 48 protein: protein MDPGRKRRAVRRMWTAVAAAFALPLSMLATGATTAQAAGIQCSVDYKTNDWGSGFTADLTLTNRGTAAIDGWTLTYSYSGNQKLSNGWNGTWSQSGSAVTVKNASYNGTIAAGAAVSTGAQFSYSGTNTAPASFAVNGTTCTGAHQPPVTVLTSPTAGAVYTQGDSVQLAATAAAADNATISKVEFYDDTTLLGTDTTAPFSLSVSGLAVGSHSLVAKAYDSLGASAESTPVGITVASGPAVVASTNQLAVQQGKAGTYEVKLSTQPSSNVTVNTTRTSGNSGLSVTGGAALTFTPSNWNTPQKVTITADSSGTGSATFESTAAGLSKATVTVTELAATKAYDARFLDLYGKITNPANGYFSPDGIPYHSVETLIVEAPDQGHETTSEAYSYLLWLQAMYGKVTGDWSKFNGAWARMEKYMIPTHADQPTNSFYNASKPATYAPEEDTPDQYPSKLDPSVSVGSDPLAGELKSTYNTDDIYGMHWLEDVDNTYGYGDTPGGTCEGGPTAKGPSYINTFQRGPQESVWETVPQPTCDSFKYGGKNGYLDLFTGDNSYAKQWKFTDAPDADARAVQAAYWADVWAKQQGKGSDVSATVGKAAKMGDYLRYAMYDKYFKKIGNCVGPSTCPAGTGKDASHYLLSWYYAWGGSSDTSAGWAWRIGSSYAHSGYQNPLAAYALSSDPDLKPKSATGASDWSKSLQRQLEFYQWLQSDEGGIAGGATNSWAGRYATPPAGKSTFYGMYYDEQPVYHDPPSNQWFGFQAWSMERVAEYYQQTGNATAKAVLDKWVKWALSKTTINPDGTYQIPSTLQWSGQPDTWNPSSPGSNSGLHVTVADYTNDVGVAAAYAKTLTYYGAKSGDATAKSTAKALLDGMWNNYQDSLGIAVPETRTDYSRFGDSVYVPNGWSGTMPNGDAINSSATFTSLRSFYKNDPAWSKIEAYLKGGAAPVFTYHRFWAQADIALAMGSYAELLE, encoded by the coding sequence ATGGATCCCGGACGTAAACGCAGAGCCGTACGGCGGATGTGGACCGCCGTGGCGGCAGCGTTCGCCCTGCCTCTGTCGATGCTCGCCACCGGTGCAACCACCGCGCAGGCGGCGGGCATTCAGTGCAGCGTCGACTACAAGACCAACGACTGGGGCTCCGGCTTCACCGCCGACCTCACCCTCACCAACCGCGGCACCGCCGCGATCGACGGCTGGACCCTGACGTACAGCTACTCGGGCAACCAGAAGCTCAGCAACGGCTGGAACGGCACCTGGTCGCAGTCCGGCTCGGCGGTCACCGTCAAGAACGCCTCGTACAACGGCACCATCGCCGCGGGTGCCGCCGTCTCCACCGGTGCGCAGTTCAGTTACAGCGGCACCAACACCGCACCTGCCTCCTTCGCGGTCAACGGAACGACCTGCACCGGTGCGCACCAGCCGCCGGTCACCGTGCTGACCAGCCCCACCGCGGGAGCGGTCTACACGCAGGGCGACTCGGTCCAGCTCGCGGCCACAGCGGCGGCCGCCGACAACGCGACGATCAGCAAGGTCGAGTTCTACGACGACACCACGCTGCTGGGCACGGACACGACGGCGCCGTTCTCGCTCTCGGTATCAGGTTTGGCCGTGGGCAGTCATTCGCTGGTGGCGAAGGCGTACGACAGCCTCGGTGCGTCCGCGGAGTCCACGCCGGTCGGCATCACGGTCGCCTCGGGTCCCGCCGTGGTGGCCTCGACGAACCAGCTGGCCGTGCAGCAGGGCAAGGCGGGCACGTACGAGGTGAAGCTGTCGACCCAGCCGTCGTCGAACGTCACCGTCAACACGACCCGCACGAGCGGCAATTCGGGTCTGTCGGTGACCGGTGGCGCCGCGCTGACCTTCACACCGTCGAACTGGAACACCCCGCAGAAGGTGACCATCACCGCCGACAGCTCAGGCACCGGCTCGGCGACCTTCGAGTCGACGGCCGCCGGGTTGTCCAAGGCGACGGTCACCGTGACGGAGCTCGCGGCCACGAAGGCGTACGACGCCCGGTTCCTGGATCTGTACGGGAAGATCACCAACCCGGCGAACGGCTACTTCTCCCCCGACGGCATCCCCTACCACTCGGTGGAGACACTGATCGTCGAAGCCCCGGACCAGGGCCACGAGACCACGTCCGAGGCCTACAGCTATCTCCTGTGGCTGCAGGCGATGTACGGCAAGGTCACCGGTGACTGGTCGAAGTTCAACGGCGCGTGGGCCCGCATGGAGAAGTACATGATCCCCACCCACGCCGACCAGCCGACCAACTCCTTCTACAACGCCTCCAAGCCCGCCACCTACGCGCCCGAGGAGGATACGCCGGACCAGTACCCGTCGAAGCTGGACCCCTCCGTCTCGGTCGGTTCGGACCCGCTCGCCGGTGAGCTGAAGTCGACGTACAACACGGACGACATCTACGGCATGCACTGGCTGGAGGACGTCGACAACACCTACGGCTACGGTGACACCCCGGGCGGCACCTGCGAGGGCGGGCCGACGGCGAAGGGTCCGTCGTACATCAACACCTTCCAGCGCGGCCCGCAGGAATCGGTGTGGGAGACGGTCCCGCAGCCGACCTGCGACTCCTTCAAGTACGGCGGCAAGAACGGCTATCTCGACCTGTTCACCGGTGACAACTCCTACGCCAAGCAGTGGAAGTTCACCGACGCCCCGGACGCCGACGCGCGGGCCGTGCAGGCCGCGTACTGGGCGGACGTGTGGGCCAAGCAGCAGGGCAAGGGCTCGGACGTGTCGGCCACCGTCGGCAAGGCGGCGAAGATGGGCGACTACCTGCGCTACGCCATGTACGACAAGTACTTCAAGAAGATCGGCAACTGCGTCGGCCCGTCCACCTGCCCGGCCGGCACCGGCAAGGACGCCTCACACTACCTGCTGTCCTGGTACTACGCCTGGGGCGGCTCCAGCGACACCAGCGCGGGCTGGGCCTGGCGCATCGGCTCCAGTTACGCCCACAGCGGCTACCAGAACCCGCTCGCCGCGTACGCGCTCAGCTCGGACCCCGACCTGAAGCCCAAGTCGGCGACGGGTGCGTCCGACTGGTCCAAGTCGCTCCAGCGCCAGCTGGAGTTCTACCAGTGGCTGCAGTCCGACGAGGGTGGGATCGCCGGCGGCGCGACCAACAGCTGGGCGGGCCGGTACGCGACCCCGCCGGCCGGGAAGTCGACGTTCTACGGCATGTACTACGACGAGCAGCCCGTCTACCACGACCCGCCGTCCAACCAGTGGTTCGGCTTCCAGGCGTGGTCGATGGAAAGGGTCGCCGAGTACTACCAGCAGACGGGGAACGCCACCGCGAAGGCGGTCCTCGACAAGTGGGTGAAGTGGGCCCTGTCCAAGACCACGATCAACCCGGACGGCACCTACCAGATCCCCTCCACCCTCCAGTGGTCAGGCCAGCCCGACACCTGGAACCCCTCGTCCCCCGGTTCCAACAGCGGACTGCACGTCACCGTCGCCGACTACACCAACGACGTCGGCGTGGCGGCGGCCTACGCCAAGACGCTGACGTACTACGGGGCCAAGTCCGGTGACGCGACGGCCAAGTCGACGGCGAAGGCGCTGCTGGACGGCATGTGGAACAACTACCAGGACAGCCTGGGCATCGCCGTCCCGGAGACGCGCACCGACTACAGCCGGTTCGGCGACAGCGTGTACGTGCCGAACGGCTGGAGCGGCACGATGCCGAACGGCGACGCGATCAACTCCTCGGCCACGTTCACCTCGCTGAGGTCCTTCTACAAGAACGACCCGGCCTGGTCGAAGATCGAGGCCTACCTCAAGGGCGGCGCCGCACCCGTCTTCACCTACCACCGGTTCTGGGCCCAGGCGGACATCGCCCTCGCCATGGGTTCGTACGCGGAGCTCCTCGAATAG
- a CDS encoding glycoside hydrolase family 6 protein, with the protein MSHTRTSLLAALALVAGLSGTALVVGQSGAVASAVPCTVDYKIQSQWDTGFTAAVTITNNGADKSGWSVKWSYAGNQKITNFWNSKISQNGADVTAANESYNGTLASGGSVSFGFNGSYSGTNSVPATFTLDGVTCNVDSGGGTGGGTGGGTGGDTGGGTGGDTGGGTGGDTGGGTGGGGGGDTGNRVDNPYAGAKVYVNPEWSAKAAAEPGGSRISNQPTAVWLDRIAAINGVNGGMGLRDHLDEALKQKGSGELVVQLVIYDLPGRDCAALASNGELGPNDIDKYKSQYIDPIAAILSDPKYAGLRVSTVIEPDSLPNLVTNAGGTPTSTDACVTMKSNGNYEKGVSYALDKLGAIPNVYNYIDAGHHGWLGWDSNLGPAVQEFAKVATSNGASVNDVAGFIVNTANYSPVKEPNFKITDTVNGQTVRQSKWVDWNQYVDEQSFAQAMRDKLVAAGFNSGIGMLIDTSRDGWGGSARPTGPGPQTSVDDYVNGGRIDRRIHAGNWCNQSGAGLGQRPTAAPAAGIDAYVWVKPPGESDGASSAVPNDEGKGFDRMCDPTYGGNARNGNNPTGALPNAPLAGHWFSAQFQQLMQNAYPPLS; encoded by the coding sequence ATGAGTCACACCAGGACATCGCTGCTAGCCGCCCTGGCGCTGGTCGCCGGGCTGTCGGGGACGGCGCTCGTCGTCGGCCAGTCCGGCGCTGTCGCCTCGGCCGTCCCCTGCACCGTCGACTACAAGATCCAGAGCCAGTGGGACACCGGCTTCACCGCCGCCGTGACCATCACCAACAACGGGGCCGACAAGTCGGGTTGGTCGGTGAAGTGGTCGTACGCCGGAAACCAGAAGATCACCAACTTCTGGAACTCGAAGATCAGCCAGAACGGTGCCGACGTCACCGCTGCCAACGAGAGCTACAACGGCACCCTCGCGAGCGGTGGCTCGGTCAGCTTCGGCTTCAACGGCTCCTACAGCGGCACCAACAGCGTGCCCGCCACGTTCACGCTCGACGGCGTCACCTGCAACGTGGACAGTGGCGGCGGAACCGGCGGAGGTACCGGGGGCGGAACCGGGGGTGACACCGGCGGAGGTACTGGGGGTGACACCGGCGGAGGTACCGGGGGTGACACCGGCGGAGGTACCGGTGGCGGCGGAGGCGGAGACACCGGCAACCGCGTCGACAACCCCTATGCCGGCGCCAAGGTGTACGTGAACCCCGAGTGGTCGGCCAAGGCCGCCGCCGAACCGGGCGGCAGCCGTATCTCCAACCAGCCCACCGCCGTCTGGCTCGACCGCATCGCCGCCATCAACGGCGTCAACGGTGGCATGGGCCTGCGCGACCACCTCGACGAGGCACTGAAGCAGAAGGGCTCCGGCGAACTCGTCGTCCAGCTCGTCATCTACGACCTCCCCGGCCGCGACTGCGCCGCCCTCGCCTCCAACGGCGAACTCGGACCCAACGACATCGACAAGTACAAGTCCCAGTACATCGACCCCATCGCCGCGATCCTCTCCGACCCGAAGTACGCGGGCCTGCGGGTCTCCACCGTCATCGAACCCGACTCGCTCCCCAACCTGGTCACCAACGCCGGCGGCACCCCCACCAGCACCGACGCCTGCGTGACCATGAAGAGCAACGGCAACTACGAGAAGGGCGTCTCGTACGCCCTGGACAAGCTCGGTGCCATCCCGAACGTCTACAACTACATCGACGCCGGCCACCACGGCTGGCTCGGCTGGGACTCCAACCTCGGCCCCGCCGTCCAGGAGTTCGCCAAGGTCGCCACCAGCAACGGTGCAAGCGTCAACGACGTCGCCGGCTTCATCGTCAACACCGCCAACTACAGCCCCGTCAAGGAGCCCAACTTCAAAATCACCGATACCGTCAACGGTCAGACCGTGCGCCAGTCCAAGTGGGTGGACTGGAACCAGTACGTGGACGAGCAGTCCTTCGCCCAGGCGATGCGCGACAAGCTCGTCGCGGCCGGGTTCAACTCCGGCATCGGCATGCTGATCGACACCTCGCGCGACGGCTGGGGCGGCTCCGCCCGGCCCACCGGCCCCGGTCCGCAGACCTCCGTGGACGACTACGTCAACGGCGGCCGCATCGACCGGCGCATCCACGCCGGCAACTGGTGCAACCAGAGCGGCGCCGGTCTCGGCCAACGGCCCACCGCTGCCCCCGCCGCCGGAATCGACGCCTACGTCTGGGTCAAGCCGCCGGGCGAGTCGGACGGGGCCAGTTCCGCTGTCCCCAACGACGAGGGCAAGGGCTTCGACCGGATGTGCGACCCGACGTACGGCGGCAACGCACGCAACGGCAACAACCCCACGGGCGCACTGCCGAACGCTCCGCTGGCCGGGCACTGGTTCTCCGCCCAGTTCCAGCAGCTGATGCAGAACGCCTACCCGCCGCTGTCGTGA